A window of Camelus ferus isolate YT-003-E chromosome 1, BCGSAC_Cfer_1.0, whole genome shotgun sequence genomic DNA:
TCTCCGAGTGGGCAGCACGGTGGGTGTGTCAGGCAGCCCTGAGGGTGCCTGAGGGCTTGCGGTCAGCAgggctgctggtgggcaggggtgTGGCCTCTGCGCCCGGGCTGGCTCCCCACAAGGGTGCGGATGCACCACGGGCTCAGGCGGGGCCAGCACCAGAGCCTGccttgctgggggctgggccggGCGGCTCCCTGTCACCTGCCTCTCTTCCAGGTGGTCAGCCGGCTGGGCTTGGACTCTCTGTGCCCCTTCAACCCCAAGGAGCGGATCGTCGAGTGAGTGACACCCCTGACCCCCACGCCTGCGTGCAGACACCTGGTCCTTCCAGAGCTCTGCTCTGTCGCCAggcgtggggctgggggcctTTAGGGAGGGGAGGTGCAGTGAGGCCCCAACAAGGTCCTGCTCTGTCCTCACATAGCTCCTGGCTGGTCACAAcccctccctggggcagctgCTCTGCAGACTgggccctgtcccctccccatgcTGGTGCGGGTGGGGTGTGGGGCGGTGGCCTGGAGTCAGGGACCCTGGCCTGGCCAGCCCACACTCTCAGCCAGGCAGTCACTGCCAGGACCCTTCTCTGATACCCGTCCCTGCACGGCCTGAACCCCACCCAGCACCCCATCCCCGCAGGTACCTGGTCCCTGAGGGCGGGTCCCAGCAGAGCCTGGTGGACCAGCCCCTGTGTGCCTTCATCCGTGAGGTGGGCGCCCGCTCGGCGGCCCCGGGGGGCGGCTCCGTGGCAGGGACCTGTGCAGCCATGGTGAGTGCAGGCCCGGGTCAGGCGGGGATgctggggaggccagggcagggccttGGGGCAGGTCACACACAGCTCTGCTCGCCCCAGGGTGCCGCGCTGGCCTCCATGGTTGGCCTCATGACCTACGGGCGGCGCCAGTTTGAGCACCTGGACGCGACCATGCGGCGTCTGATCCCGCCTTTCCACGCAGCCTCGGCCAAGCTGACTGCGATGGTGGACTCTGACGCCCGCGCCTTCGAGGCCTACCTGGTGAGTTGCAGCCCTGGGCGAGGTTGGGGGTCAGTGGGCAGTGCTGGTCTGGAAGAAAGGTGGGCCTGGAGCACAGGgggctgaagcccagagaggctggagggaCAGTGGTCGGCTTCTACTGGGCCTTCCCTCCCTGCTGGTGCAGGGCTGAGCCCAGCAGGTCTGGTGCAGGCAGGACCCCGGGTTGGAGTCTCTGTAGggcttggtggggggagggagagaaggacagCTGCCCGGAGGGTCAGCCAGGCTCAGTGTCCCCTGGCCAGCTGCCCCTTGAGTCCCCTTGGTGGGTGGCACCCAGATCTGCCCACGCTGGAAGGAGGCAGGGTCCCCAAAGGAGAACTCACATGCCAGGAAGGGCTGGAACAGAAATCTTCACAGGGGAAATGCGGGTGAGTCAGGGTCTCAGAGAGACCAGAGAAGACATTCAGCCATAAGACAAAAAGCAGGCCACTGGAGAATGTTCACATCACACGGACACACAGGTGGTTAGGTTCAGACAGCGCTCACCtaggaggggagcagaggaggggcctCCATCAAAACCAGGGGCAGAAAGGTCGAGATGCAAGTTCAAGGCCAAGAAGCCCCAGGGCAGGTCCGTGAGCAACCCCAGCAGAGAGGACCCGGGACAAGCGGGCGTGAGGGAGCTCGGACTCCGTGGGTGTAGGAAGACCAGCCTGAGAAGGTGTGAGCTTCACCGACACCAGGCATCCCAGGGCCTTCCAGACAGAGCCGCCCCGCCGGCAAGACTGGGCGTGAAGGGAGGACGTGGACCAGGGGACCTCCGGGAGGGGACCTCTGGGAGCTGGGCACCTCGGAGAGCATGAACAATCAGAGCTCCGTCTGAGGAAGTTGTGATGCTGGAAGAGGTGACCGTCTGACTGGAGCGGGTCTTCAGGGAGGCATACAGACCGATACCCTCTTCTGTAAGGACTCTTAAGGCTGAATTTCActtacttgctttttaaaataagtgaaaccTTCAGGGGTTCAGAGTTCACAAGGGCAGAAGGTAGCTGGTGCCCCCAGcacacctgccctgccccccGAGCAGGTGCAGCTGCCAGTGCCCAGTTCCTGGGATATTTGTGTACATTCCTGTGGCcccagtttctctttttcttacacaAATGGCTCAGTTTTGCCTCATTAGCCCTTCACGTGACGTTCTCCTGGAGTGGGGACACCCTGAGGCCCGCTGGGCTGCCTGGGGCGGAGCCCTGCTGGGGATGCAGCTGGGACACGCAGGGTGAACAGACAGTGTCCGTGCGGAGGCGTGTGGTGGACGGGCAGTAGGAGTGACTCGGAGAAGGACTCTCGCCCCAGGGTGGGTGCGCCGCTCACTTGAAGGGTGCTGTCCGGCGGGCCTTGTAGAGGTTGTGCGGTCCTCACGCCTCTTCCCCTGACCTGCGAGCTGTCAGACGGGGCGGTCTCGCAGCCTGTCTCTTGGTGCCGCCCTGGTGAGGGCGGCTCATTGCGGGCGGGGCAGCGGGAGGAGTGTTTGCCCCCTTTTCAGGGAAGTGAGTGTCCTTTTCTTCTCCGTCTCTCGTGGTGAGCTCACTGGGACTCTTCTCGATCCAGGAGCCCCAGCTCGTGCTTTGACCTTCATTTCGCTTGTACTGGTTTCTGACAACGCGAGCTGTGTCTTTATGTCGCCGAGTAGTCAGTCTTTCTGCTCTTTCCTGTGTTTTGTGTCATAGTTGAACGGCCTCCCCAGGCCAAACTTACTGGACTTCTCCCTCGGAGTTTCCAGTCGCCGGTGCTGATGAGCTCACGACACTGAGAGGTGACTAAGGAGAAACGTCAGCTTACATGTAAAAATTAGTGTGTAATTATTAACactaaaaatattacaaattctTACCACTACAGATTAGAAATAAGACAAATATAAAAGAACTGGAGGAGGAATTCGAAACATGAAAATCTAAtcaaaaggcaggaaagaagaagaaagacagttAGCGAAGCGGAGTGGTTCAGAGAAAACCTAAACCAAAACGACGAGACAGAGACACACCCAGCCAACAGTCACCCGCACACATACGTGAGCCGGGGAGACACTGGCGCGGTTTATGTTCCTGCTGAGCAGCAAGAAGAAGgacttctgaaaaaaaataagggaaCCGCCTTATCTTGCACCAAATACGTTTGCGATCTCTGGATGGAGTCAGAAGCTAGATATatacctccctctgccccctagACAACCTCACAGTAGCTCAGAAAATACGTCCAACTCTGGGGGCCAGGCCTCCTCAACCAGGCACAGACGTGGCCTCGTGAAAGACAGACGTGATTAAAATTAGCAGAGTTCTGCCCAGTGGAGAAGCCACCACCAGGGTCTGGCCACACAGATCCAGCAGGGTCCTGCGTTCATGGAAAGGAGCAACGAGCCGTCGCAGGACAGGACACCAGCGGGGCCCCGGGGAGGTTGGTGTGTCAGGAGGGGCAGAATCAGCTTCTGGGGTCCTGGGAGAGTTTGCTCTTGCGCAGGGCTGATGGCCCAGCTGACTGGTAACAACTTCGGGGTGGAGATTTGGCCAAATCTGCAAAACTGAAAGGCACAGTCCCCACCCAGTGATCCTTGGACCTGTCCAGAAGCCCTGCACGTGGGTAGGGCTGGGACACTGAGGTGTGAGCGGGAGAGCCTGGACATGGCCGCTCACAGCACAGGGTGCTCGGATGAGGACAGGCCTGCCCGACCCAGGGGAGTCACACACCCGCGTGACCACTGCTGGGTGGCgcctttggggagggagggacatgcCCTGAACTTTTATGTCTGCTCTTTGGGGGCCACGCAGTTGCCTTGAATGGAGCCAGTGCTGTGGGGAGGTCAAGGGTTGGAGGATTTGCTACCCTTCGGCCCCTGAGGgcacagccccctcctctctAGTCCCTCAGTGCCCAATGTGGAGGCCTCGCACCATGTTGCCTTCCTCTGTCTGGGGCCGAATGCCGAGAAGTTTAATCCACGGACCCACTAGCAGTGCTCATCCGAAAGTGTGTCTGTGCCCGGTTGCGGCGCTGGCCCTGGAGCTGTGGTCCGGGTGTGGAGGCTACCTGACTCCCCCAGGCCCCTGTGTGGCCAGAAGGCCCTCTTCCTCAGTCACTCCCTTGGGCGTTTCTGTGTTTGCTCTGACAGAAAGCAGTGAAGCTGCCCAAGAACACACCTGAGGACAGGGACAGGTGAGTACAGCAGTGGCCGTGGGGTGCCATACCAGGCTGTGGACGCCAGGTGCCCTGAAAGGCCCTGGTACCTTTCAGTCCACCTCTGGTGTGTTGTGCCTAAGGAACGATGTCCCTGTGGCCCCCCCAGTTCTGCCTGCTTGGGGTGgagctgttgggtggggctggcgGTGCCTGGGTGCCCTGGGCTTGGACCACTGAGCCCTGCCTTTCAGGCGCACAGCTGCCCTGCAAGAGGGGCTGAGACAGGCGGTGGCCGTGCCCTTGGAGCTGGCGGAGACAGTGGCCTCACTGTGGCCAGCGCTGCAGGAGCTGGCCCTGTGTGGGAACCTGGGCTGCCGGTCGGACCTGCAGGTACAGGGAGGGGTCCACTGCCCGCTGGGTGTGGGGGCAGTGTGGAGGGTCGTTGGGCACCACAGCTGATCACTGTATGTTTAAGGAGCCCGGCCTGGACCCGAGCACTTCGCAGGGTGTCTTGGCCGGCCTCAGCCAGCAGGGCCGGCTCAGTTACCCACCTTAAGGTGGAGAACTAAGGGTCTTGTTCAGAGCATCCCAGCAGAGAGGCAGAACCTCAAATGTGTCTACAGAGTCCATCCCTAACCATTTCCACAGACCCTGCCCCACTCCTTCCCAGCGCCTGTCCCTCCAGAAAACCCCACAGCAGCTCACAGATGTGTCCACAGCTGGTGTGCGGAGGGCGTGGGGACCAGGGACATTAGAGCAGGTTCTATAGCCTGTCCTGAAGCTCCAGGGCTCTCAGGGTCTTTACAAGACAGACACCTGTGTTTGGTGTCCAGCCCTGAGGCCCCTTGAGAATGCTGACAACGTATGGAAGCTGCTGAGCCCAGAGACCAAGGTCCCTGCGTTCTGGGCACCCCCTTGGCCCATGAGGCCTGTGAGCACCTAGCACACGGTGCTCACTGTTGAAGGCCTCCTTGTGGCCTGCTCTGGCCAAGGGCCATGCAGCTTTGGTTGTGGGGTCATGAGCACTGAGGCCAGTGAGGTGTGGACCAGGCTGTGGAATGGTCAGCTGAGGGTGGGCCTCTGAATTCTCAATGGCGTGGGGGCCCTGGGACACCCCCAGGGAGGGCCAGGCCTCTATCCAGTGATTCCCCAGCTCCAGAGGGCTGTGTAGATGCTCCCCCTGCCCGTGTGACCTGAGGGGGAGGGCTGTGCGGGAAACTGGGCTCCCGAGGCTCCAAGACTTTCCCCCATGGCCAGGGAGAGGGCCGGGAAGTGACCGGCCTGGGCCTGAGCCGTGCGCCAGGAGGCTGGCTTCGCTCAGATGAGAGGAGCTCGAAGCGGGGGTGGATGGGGGGTGTGTTACCTCCGTCTCTGGATGGGCCTTCTATGCTCGGAGAGAGGGCCGGGGACTCCTCAGAGCCGTCCTGCCGCCTTGCGGGAGCTCCCGGGCGCTTTGCGGACAGGGCACGAGCTCCTGCGGCCACGTCCCCGGCTCCGGAGTGGGCCTGGCGAGCCTCTGCTGGTCGCCCGCCGTGGTGGCCGCCCTGTCACGGTGACTCTTGCAGGTGGCAGCCAAGGCCCTGGAGACAGGCGTGTTTGGTGCGTATTTCAACGTGGTCATCAACCTGAAGGGTGTCACCGATGATGAGTTTAAGGACCAGGTGTGTAGGAGCGTGGGCCAGGCCCCAACGGGGGGCTGGAGGTCCACCGACGTGGGGCCTGGGCACCTGGCCAACAGGTCCTTGAGGGAGGGGACGTCCGTCTGATGAGACGGTCCCGCACCTCCTGTGGGTGGATGAGGCCTGGCCTGCAGAGTGTGGGCACCGGCGACGGCCGAGGTCTTCTTTCAGGGTCTCTGTGGAGGCCTGGGCGCCTGCCAGcactccctctttccctcccctgcagctctggccaggctggggaccccgagctgggctgggctgtagCACTGGCAACACGAGGTCTCGAAGACCTGTCACCAACCTACGCCATTATTCCACTGATAATTTAATTGCTATTGTTATTAGAGTAAAATTCACAGAATGTGCAGCTCACCTGGTTACatggtacaattcagtggcattaagcacattcatgGTGTTGTGAAGCCACCACCGCTTCAAGTTCCAGAACTTTCTCACTCCAGAGGGGACCCTGCAGTCACCtgttcccagccctgccaccacccATGTGTCTCTGTGATTTGCGACaatctttaaaaagcaatttcCTGGCTCGGAATGGGAGCACTGTGGCCTTTTCGAAGGCCAGCCTGTCTGCACCTGCCTGCTGCAGCCAGGCTGGGCTTGGCCATCAGGGAAGTCACTGTCCACCACCTGGGCACTGAGATAAAGGACAGACTACTTGAGTGCTGCCCCTTCGGGCATCGGGgactcagccctgccctgggcagtCATGGCTAAAGTGGGATGGCCCAGAGCGTTGAGACTGGGGTCTGGCTGGCCCCACATCTCAGAAAGGAGaggggcccctcccacccccaccaagagACCCATGAGGAGCTGAGGTCCCCAGGTCAGGGGCTTGGGGTCACCTGGAGTGGACACGCTAGGGAGGTGGCAGAGAGGCCTGGCCAGTGGGGTGATGACCAGGTCTCTCTGTCCGTCAGGTCCGTCAGCGCATCTCcagcctcctgcaggaagccaagACCCAGGCAGCACTGGTGCTGGACCGCCTGGAGGCCCGGCAGGAGTGACAGCCGGGGGGGGGGGACCTCCCTGTCGGGAGGACAGGGCGGCTGTGGGGCCCAGAGCGGGGAGGGTGTGGGGGGCAAGGAAAGGGgggctgtggtgggggtgggctcTGTCTGGGGTTGGTGGTGTCACCCTCTGTCACCTGCAGCCTCCAGTAAAGTCACAACACACCAGTGCCTGTGGAGTGCCTGCGGGGTACcacagggtgggggctgggcagggctgagctgaGTGGCAGAGACAGGGACTCTGGGACCTACGTGCACGAGGAGACgggtgggaggaagtgggggcACAGCATGAGGAGACAGGAGCTCCTGGGGTGCCCGGGGAACAGGGCCTCATAGCAGGACCCCTCACATCTCACGGAGGGACGAGGCCTCGCTGCTGCATGGGTGGTAGAGTGCGTAGTCCTCCGAGGTGAGGGGTGGCCGCGCCAGCTCCTCgcagggcaggagaaggggaaaaggagcaGGTGGCCAGGAGTTCCTGGGGAGGTAATGGTGACATGAGGGCCAGTTCCCGAGTCCGGGCCGGAAGAGGGGAAGCATCGGACCCTGGGGTTCTGGGTGGGGGGTGTCCCGGGCACCAGCGCTGACTTGTCTCTTGAAAGCTCTGGGGCCAAGGCCCAGCAGTGGGGGTCCTAAGAGGgtggctcccccacctcccagcccatgACCCCTGTGGGGCCTGGGTGGTGGCAGGGGGTGTGGTGGAGAGTCCCAGGCCTGGGCGCAGTAAGACAAGACACAGCCCCACAGCAGACCCTGGTCCAGGGTCATTGCTGCCCAGCCGAGCGATGACGCAGGGCAGTCTGTGGGGTCCCGGAtgcggctggaggaggaggggccgagCACAGAGTGTGTGCTGGGTGCCCTGTGGGGACGCCGGGACAGGCCGGGGCAGGCGGCCGTGGTGCCCCAGGAAGGCAGCATCCTCCAGGCTTCGAGCTGTGAGGGCGTGAGGGTCGGCTCTGCTGGGGGAGACTGGGCACCAGGTGGCTGCAGGTGGAGGTTCCCAACTCAGCCTTAAAATAGGCGATGCATCACACGGTTCAAAACCCAGCACTTTACAGATTCCTGCGGAGAAGCCCCACTGCCCGGTGCCCACCAGCCCCTTCCATCCTCTTTAGGAAACCGTTGAATTCCCTCCTGTGCGCACTTAGCGTGTGTTTATGCAAACACAGACGCACATGAGCACATGTTCTTGACTCTTCCCTGCTCTGTAAAGGGAGCGGATCAACAGCTGAGTTTTGCTCCACTTAACAAGACGGCCCGGAGCCCTTTCTCGTCCGCACTGAGGGACTGACTTCGTGTTTGTTTTTCCCCATGGTCCCTTCACCGGTTGTGAAGTGCAACATACATTCCGAAAGgtgctcccacccccagcctgtgaCAAAGCATGTCCTGGGTGGCCAGAGTCCTCCTGACCCCTGCACCTGACCAGCACAGCCCTCCTCCATGGTGACCGCATCTGCTTTCCGGTGGACGTCTGGTGCAAGTACACACTTCCCACAGGGAGGCTCGGTTCCCCTGTGAGCTGCTGCTGGGGTCTGGAAGCTGGCCCACACCCTGGGGGGACCCCACCTACTCGCTCACCAGAGTCTGAAGTCCCTTCCAAAGGGATAGGCGTTCCTGCCTTCCTGGGGCCGGAGGCTGAACATGAGGGGCTGGCATCACAGAGAGGGATGTCCTTTCCTCTGAAGAGGGGGCCCTGTGCAGGGTCCAGCAGGCAGAACTCTGGACACGTGGAGGGAGGGGCCCCTGCCACCCCCATCCTGAGCTCTGACGGTCACAGGCGCCAGCGCTGCTGTctgaggctggggctgctggACTCTTCTCTCTCTTGCTGGCACTTTGTACGGTTCTTTGGGGGGATGGAGGGgg
This region includes:
- the FTCD gene encoding formimidoyltransferase-cyclodeaminase isoform X3 → MSRHRGEHPRMGALDVCPFVPVRGVTMDECVLCAQAFGRRLAEELGVPVYLYGEAARTAHRRSLPAIRAGEYEALPEKLKQAEWAPDFGPSSFVPSWGATVTGARNFLIAFNINLLGTREQAHRIALNLREQGRGKDQPGRLEKVQGIGWYLDEKNLAQVSTNLLDFEVTGLHMVFEEACREAQELSLPVVGSQLVGLVPLKALLDVAAFYCEKENLFLLEEEHRIRLVVSRLGLDSLCPFNPKERIVEYLVPEGGSQQSLVDQPLCAFIREVGARSAAPGGGSVAGTCAAMGAALASMVGLMTYGRRQFEHLDATMRRLIPPFHAASAKLTAMVDSDARAFEAYLKAVKLPKNTPEDRDRRTAALQEGLRQAVAVPLELAETVASLWPALQELALCGNLGCRSDLQVAAKALETGVFGAYFNVVINLKGVTDDEFKDQVRQRISSLLQEAKTQAALVLDRLEARQE